The following proteins come from a genomic window of Castor canadensis chromosome 17, mCasCan1.hap1v2, whole genome shotgun sequence:
- the Spink8 gene encoding LOW QUALITY PROTEIN: serine protease inhibitor Kazal-type 8 (The sequence of the model RefSeq protein was modified relative to this genomic sequence to represent the inferred CDS: inserted 1 base in 1 codon), giving the protein MYLENWQIKEDRGFWRAPSFTMKATFSNAIVVLLAIFMWTAFAIDFSLPMSSKETDLKETKVLCIKNLKKCWLLSYFKPSEPICGXDRVTYSGECHLCYKILYEGFNITKLHDGLCKNS; this is encoded by the exons ATGTATTTGGAAAACTGGCAAATTAAAGAAGATAGAGGTTTTTGGCGGGCACCAAG CTTCACCATGAAGGCGACCTTCTCAAATGCCATCGTTGTTCTTCTTGCCATCTTCATGTGGACTGCTTTTGCAATTG acttcTCTCTTCCTATGTCCTCCAAGGAAACAGACCTCAAAGAGACAAAG GTCCTGTGCATCAAGAACCTAAAGAAGTGCTGGCTTCTCTCCTACTTTAAGCCAAGTGAACCTATATGCG GTGACCGGGTTACCTACAGTGGTGAGTGCCATCTCTGCTACAAAATTCT aTATGAAGGGTTTAATATAACTAAACTGCACGATGGGCTATGT